The sequence below is a genomic window from Lolium perenne isolate Kyuss_39 chromosome 7, Kyuss_2.0, whole genome shotgun sequence.
caggaatttttatgttggtatctctagctggaatagatatgttcttgatagtctcgcaaaaggtgacttcctaagtactcctgcattagaagctagttgcattattgagagtttatttggaataccccctgttgataaagttaaaactgaaatctctcttgaagatgttatgaaaaaattggaaaccatagagaaaatttttccaagtattgaagctaaattggaaatgttacttgataaaactgatgaacttgataaatccttaggaggaattgatgaaagaattagtgtcctaggaacttgtgttgtccatgatgatcaaatcaataggattgatgaacttgaaaaggctatgggaactttgggttcaacattttcttctcttaaatataaggagaaagcttatgtgggtaaggagcaaaagtttatgtatgtctctaaagtgcctaaaccaaagaagtattattataggcctaaaattgacaaagtccttagtaccactgcggatgggggagctcataataacgatgcaccaccctttgataatacttgatacacactttctgcgcctagctgaaaggcgttaaagaaaagcgcttatgggagacaacccatgtttttacctacagtactttgtttttattttgtgtcttggaagttgtttactactgtagcaacctctccttatcttagttttgtgttttgttgtgccaagttaagccgttgatagaaaagtaagtactagatttggattactgcgcagttccagatttctttgctgtcacgaatctgggtctacctccctgtaggtagctcagaaaattaagccaatttacgtgcatgatcctcagatatgtacgcaactttcattcaatttgagcattttcatttgagcaagtctggtgccattttaaaattcgtcaatacgaactgttctgttttgacagattctgccttttatttcgcattgcctcttttgctatgttggatgaatttctttgatccactaatgtccagtagcattatgcaatgtccagaagtgttaagaatgattgtgtcacctctgaatatgttaatttttattgtgcactaaccctctaatgagttgtttcgagtttggtgtggaggaagttttcaaggatcaagagaggagtatgatgcaacatgatcaaggagagtgaaagctctaagcttagggatgccccggtggttcagccctgcatatattaagaagactcaagcgtctaagcttggggatgcccaaggcatccccttcttcatcgacaacattatcaggttcctcccctgaaactatatttttattccatcacatcttatgtgctttgcttggagcgtcggtttgtttttgttttttgttttgtttgaataaaatggatcctagcattcactttatgggagagagacacgctccgctgtagcatatggacaagtatgtccttggtttctactcatagtattcatggcgaagtttctccttcgttaaattgttatatggttggaattggaaaatgatacatgtagtaattgctattaatgtcttgggtaatgtgatacttggcaattgttgtgctcatgattaagctcttgcatcatatgctttgcacctattaatgaagaaatacatagagcatgctaaaatttggtttgcatatttggtttctctaaggtctagataatttctagtattgagtttgaacaacaaggaagacggtgtagagtcttataatgttttcaatatgtcttttatgtgagttttgctgcaccggttcatccttgtgtttgtttcaaataagccttgctagcctaaaccttgtatcgagagggaatacttctcatgcatccaaaatacttgagccaaccactatgccatttgtgtccaccatacctacctattacatggtattttccgccattccaaagtaaattgcttgagtgctacctttaaaattccatcattcacctttgcaatatatagctcatgggacaaatagcttaaaaactattgtggtattgaatatgtaattatgcactttatctcttaataagttgcttgttgtgcgataaccatgttcactgggtacgccatcaactattcattgttgaatttcatgtgagttgctatgcatgtccgtcttgtctaaagtaagagagatctaccaccttatggttaagcatgcatattgttagagaagaacattgggccgctaactaaagccatgatccatggtggaagtttcagttttggacatatatcctcaatctcaaatgagaaaattattaattgttgttacatgcttatgcataaaagaggagtccattatctgttgtctatgttgtcccggtatggatgtctaagttgaagaataatcaatagcgagaaatccaatgcgagctttctccttagacctttgtacaggcggcatagaggtacccctttgtgacacttggtcaaaacatgtgcattgtgatgatccggtagtccaagctaattaggacaaggtgcgggcactattagtacactatgcatgaggcttgcaacttataagatataatttacatgatgcatatgctttattactaccgttgaaaaaattgtttcatgttttcaaaatcaaagctctagcacaaatatagcaatcgatgcttttcctctatggaggaccattcttttactttcaatgttgagtcagttcacctatttctctccacctcaagaagcaaacacttgtgtgaactgtgcattgattcctacatacttgcttattgcacttattatattactctatgttgacaatatccatgagatatacatgttacaagttgaaagcaaccgctgaaacttaatcttcttttgtgttgcttcaatgcctttactttgaattattgctttatgagttaactcttatgcaagacttaattgatgcttgtcttgaagtgctattcatgaaaagtctttgctttatgattcacttgtttactcatgtcatatacattgttttgatcgctgcattcactacatatgctttacaaatagtatgatcaagattatgatggcatgtcactccagaaattatctgtgttatcgttttacctgctcgggacgagcagaactaagcttggggatgctgatacgtctccaacgtatcgataatttcttatgttccatgccacattattgatgttatctacatgttttatgcacactttatgtcatattcgtgcattttctggaactaacctattaacaagatgccgaagtgccgattctttgttttcattgcttttggtttcagaaatcctagtaaggaaatattctcggaattggacgaaatcaacgcccaggggcctatttttccacgaagcttccagaagtccgaagacgaaacgaagaggggccacgaggcagccagagcatagggcggcgtggcccctgccctggccgcgcggccctatggtctgggcccctcgcgccgcctcctgacttgcccttccgcctacttaaagcctccgtgacgaaacccccagtaccgagagccacgatacggaaaaccttccagagacgccgccaacgccgatcccatctcgggggatccaggagatcgcctccggcaccctgccggagaggggaatcatctcccggaggactctacgccgccatggtcgcctccggagtgatgagtgagtagtctacccctggactatgggtccatagcagtagctagatggttgtcttctccccattgtgctatcattgtcggatcttgtgagctgcctaacatgatcaagatcatctatctgtaattctatatgttgcgtttgttgggatccgatgaatagagaatacttgttatgttgattatcaaagttatatctatgtgttgtttatgatcttgcatgctctccgttactagtagatgctctggccaagtagatgcttgtaactccaagagggagtacttatgctcgatagtgggttcatgcctgcattgacacctgggacagtgacagaaagttctaaggttgtgttgtgctgttgccactagggataaaacattgatgctatgtctaaggatgtagttgttgattacattacgcaccatacttaatgcaattgtctgttgctttgcaacttaatactggagggggttcggatgataacctgaaggtggactttttaggcatagatgcagttggatggcggtctatgtactttgtcgtaatgcccaattaaatctcactataatcatcatgatatgtatgtgcatggtcatgctctctttatttgtcaattgcccaactgtaatttgttcacccaacatgctgtttgtcttatgggagagacacctctagtgaactgtggaccccggtccaattctctttactgaaatacaatctactgcaatacttgttctactgttttctgcaaacaatcatcttccacacaatacggttaatccattgttacagcaagccggtgagattgacaacctcactgtttcgttggggcaaagtactttggttgtgttgtgcaggttccacgttggcgccggaatccctggtgttgcgccgcactacatcccgccgccatcaaccttcgacgtgcttcttgactcctactggttcgataaaccttggtttcttactgagggaaacttgctgctgtacgcatcacaccttccacttggggttcccaacgagcgtgtgctttacgcgtcatcagtccGCCTAACAGTGAGCCTGTATCAAGGGcatcgcttccgcgtctgcgccgcagccttcgtcATCAACGTCGCGGCTATTCCACCTCACACACCACCACATACTGGGCTTCTCCATCTCACGCACCACCACCGACCTGGGatgctccaccaccaccaccgccggcgGCACCGGCGTATGTTCCGCCGCCTCCCAACTGGCCATGGGTGATACCGGAGCTCGTCGtgatcgacagcgacgacgagaacCAGTAGGCGCAGGCGTTTTAGggtttttattttcctttcttttacTATTTCTTTTACTATGTAAATTATATTTTCATGTTAAAAAATGCAAAATCAAAAATAAATACGTCGTGCTGCTGAAGCCATccccgatgcaaacggacgcgcgatcAATTTCGACCATTTGGGCCGACAAAAACGGACGCGCGCGATATTTTCAACGTCTGAAATGCAtcaccccgttggagatgcccttaatctGAAGAAATGCCACATAGTTGAGTGCACGGAAACCGCGACCGGTAATACCCATCCCAAGCAGCCCATGGGCAGCTTGGCCACCGGTACATACTACGACAAGGAACACCAACTCCACGTCCAGGTGTACCTTCGTCGTGTCCACGAACGCCATCACCATACCCATGCATGTGGCGGCAACACCATGGGTATTATCTCCATCACGGTAGCCAGCTCCAACGAGGGTGTCGCCGGCATGGTCAGCCTACCTGTTACTTTCCGTTCAATGGAAAAGCAGCAGGGGAGTAGAGGAAGCAAATTTGGTCACGCTAGAGGCAGAATCATGACTGTACCTATATTAAGTTTCAAGCTGTACCATAGCTATGTATCCACCAATTCTGAATCACTTAAAAACGGAAAAGTTGCAGATTTCCCTTCGACCATTGAGGGAAACGATCCTGGTTTTCTGCAGAGACCTCCCTTAACGGAACGAGAGGATCTCGTGTCCATCATTTTTGGATACATGCGTTAACAAGGAAGAATGGGATTGTGTCCCGATTTTCCCGGAGAGACCTCCCTTAAGAGAAATGAGACAGAAAGGAGGGTCTCCTGATTTTGGCTATCCCTTGATTTTGGCGATTTCCTAATCATGGCCATCCCTTGATTGTGGTGATCCGGTGATTAATGTGGTGATCCCATGAATGTAATGCTTCTGATGTTTGTTTTTTTGGAAAGTGATCGGTGCTTAGGAGATTTTGAGAAGCGTAGATCTTAGTGGATGGCTAGATATTAAGCGGGAGGTGTTTTATATGATTAGACGATCTCGATGCTCTgaatctttgacatcaaacatttttgATGACGTACCAACTcgcatataatagtaaagataacaTCTGATATTTACCATGGCCAGATGAAGAATTTGACTTGCGTCAAGCACCCTCTTCTTTACTTCTTTGGTATCATGGTATGTCACTTTTGTCCCTATTTTAACCTCTCTTTTTTGCCTAAATCAATTTGTGCTGCCACCTACCAGTTTCAGTCAAGATTTGCCGTTTGCATCTTGCAGTTAGTAGTTCTTCACCGAGTAAAACTAAATTTCAGAGCCTGCAATTTATATCCGCTCTTGATTAAGGCGGTTAAAATATTTTGGTGCCAGTCAGATTCCTATTGAGACCTCAAAGAGATATGAGAGCCTGTAGGATATGCATTTTATTCAAGTTCCTTATTTCATATTCAAGTTGTGCTCTTCAGGTTGTGTTGTTTTTCCTAGAGAAGAATTGGAAAATGACACAAAAATCAACACCACACAATTGGCACAAATAAGTGGAGGTATCTTACCTCATGGAGCCATCGGTCATCCTCGCGTCGGCGAGCACGAAGCTCGCACACTCATCAGCTTCGTCCTCGATCTAGCGCACGAGGCCCTGCAGCGATGAGTAGAGGCGGCACCACGTCGAATAAATCTGCAGCACCGTAGCCGCCCTCCCACTCACCAGCACCGCTGCCAGCGTGTGCTGCTCCGCATACATGCGGTCCGCCTCCACCATTGTGGGTCCTGGGTGACGGATCTACAACCTCGCCCCATGGCCGTCGCTTCTGGTGGAGGAGAAGGCCGCTAGCGATGAGAAGGCCATGGACGACGGTACAGATGGATTTGAAGAGCCAAGGAGCTAAAGGTCGCCACAAGGGCTTCTTGGGCTCGGATTGGCGTTAGGGAAGATGGCGTATTCAGGAGATCAAGAGGATAGAAGGGATTGCATTCAGATCTTTTTGGAAATAACTCCCTTAGCGGAAACAACGGGATTGCATCAACAATTTCTTTCTTTCAATAGATATGTGTTAATGTGTTAATAGGGAAAGAGGGGATCGCGTCTCGATTTTAATTTTTCCAAACCGGTGGGATAGACGCTGAATAGATCCAACGGTCTAGATGATTTTgatctttgacatcaaacatttttAATGATGTAGGGACTGCaatttaatactccctccgtcccagttcgcaAGGCAAAGTTTTCAAATATCTTGGCCCAAGATGAATTCTTATTGGCTCTAAATTTCCACGTAAAAACGTTAACATCGGTGCTGCAATTAATTGGgaaattaaaaaaattattttCTACAAGGAGTCTTTTGCATGTAATAATGAATCAATTTTACTCCCATATTAAATGCAAATGTGCCTAGGAGGTGAGACATTTTGGGACAAATATTTTTTGGAACTTTGCCTTACGAACTGGGACGGATGAAGTAGTAAAGATGTTGGGGAAACCCTGTTTCCCGTCAAATGAAGCATGATTCACGGTAGTGAAATAATGAATGTAAGCGGCAGGAAATTACGGTGATTTCGTTAGCATATACAATAATTATGGAGATTCTGCTTAGTAAGGTGATTGATTCCGTTTGAAAATCACTTCGTCCTTTTTGGTAGAGATTCCCGTAATTGTGCATAGAGAAAAAGCAGGAGTTACGGTCCTTCCATGTTTCTATTAAATTCGGATTATGGTGATTCATTGGTACATAATTTACTTCCATAACTGTTGATTATGAAAGATTTTGAGGTGTGGGCAGCGGTCCATCCAACGGTTATGATTCTTCTTATGTTTAGGGGGTGTTGTTGATGGTCCAGATGATCCCAATCTTTAACATCAAACATGTTTGACGACGTCATCAACTCGAATATAATACTAGTAAAGAAACTATATGGCACTTCATCATTGACGGTACGAATCAGACGCGTGTGCTAATTAACTGCTCATTCAGCGGCCTCTTCTTATCGAGGAGCTCCAGCAGAGCAGATGGGCAGCTTGTCTTGAGCTTCTCAAGACCATCGGACGACGCCAAGACCACATCCAGGTTACCGGGAGAAGAGAGGAATCGCATGCCCGCCTTCCTCAGCACGGTGCAACCATGACGCTCGGCCAGCGCCAGTGCGGCGGTCACGGAGCTCGTGTCGATGTTCTTGCACAGCGCCTCCTCGCAGGCGAGCTTCAGCTCCTCCAGCTCGTACCTGTCCGCCGCGACGAGGAGCCGCTCCGCCATCGCCTCGAGCTCCGGCGGCTGCGAGTTGGTGTACATGAACCGGAGCAGCGCCTTGCACACGTCGGCGTCCATGTCGCCGACGCGTAGCTCAGCGACGGTGTCGTTGGAGGCGAGCGCGAGGTCCGCCTTGAAGACTGGGGATCCGGCCTCGAGCACCCACCGGTGCGCGGCGAGCGTCTGCCCGTCGCCGGCCTCGATCTTCACGTCGGGTTCCTGCCTGTTCCAGATAGCTTCCGCGATGCCATGCACGGGGAACGGCGGTGGCGCCTTGGTGAGTTCCTCCGCCGCAGCAACCTCGTCCGTGTAGTCCTCGGTGCGCAGCCCCGTGTCGACGGTGACGTCGCAGACGATGGTGAGGCAATCGTCCGCGAGGTGCTTCTCCTTGTCCAGATCCTCAATTTTGATGAAATCCTTCCAGCCCCAACTAAGACTAGAACCCTTGAAGAGGCGGCCTTGTGACGAGGTCCCGGTGCACGACGGCTTCCAGGACTTGTCGAGTATGCTCATCTTGTAGTTAGCCGTGGCGTCGCCGCTCTTGGCGTGGCTGGCGTTCCGGAGGTAGAGGGAGATGCAGCCTTGGTTCCGTTCGTTGTTGCCGTTTGGGTAGCACTTGATACGCCAGTCGTGCCCGCCGATGCCGAACGTGCCTGACTGGACGGCCGTgccattggccaccttctccctgACCTGCGTGAACCTGTGGACCCTGAAGTCGTGGGAGCCGGTCGCCTGCGTCCTCGCGCCGAAGGTGGAGGCGGTGATCTTCTGCCGGCCACCGACGCGCAGAGCGGACAAGAGCGCGGACGTCGACATGATGCGAACGGGAGGGATTGCGGCCGGGAGGGTGGACGATAGCGGCTGGGAGACGTTTAGGTGGTGATGGTTGGTGATGGTATGTCAAAATAAATTGGGCCGGTAAAACAATCCATGGTAGCTAGGTTTCGAATATATAGAGTCTAATCAAGTTAGATATAATTTCCAGTTCAGATCACATACGTAGTCTGTTGTGCAGTTTGTTTCGTAGCAGTGAGGGAGTCTATCTCCATATTTAACTGTCCAAACCCAAGCAAAAGCGGCGTAAGGCCTAAACAAATCTCATAACTCACCGGAACAAGTGGTGGTGCGATGGACGCCGGCGAGATACACGCGTTCGGGTGCCGGAGCATGCATCTCATGCTGCACATCGCCTCGTTCGGCCTGCTGACGAGCACCAACTAACGACGATCGAGGTCACGTGCCAGAACCTGAATATTGAAGCTGAAACCTGTCCGTTAGCAGCACCAATCTGCCGACAATCGATCTAAGTAATCCGGCACGGCAGCTAACGCGGGAGATAAAAGGAAAGGAATCGCTCCATGGGATGACCTGTAGTACTGGATCTCAGAGATCGTCCGCAATCCTTTCAAACTTGTCATACACGATCTCAGATTCTTGCCTTTTCTCAGCCTTTAAATACCAGAGCATCATTGATTGCCCTGCATCAAATCAAAACAATCTAATTCTCTCCGAAGACAACAACGTTGAGATCATGCATAAGCCGGCGGCATTATCGCATCCACCACATGATGTGATTGTGTCGAGAAATTGACGACGACGGGGGATTTCACATTGGGGCAGCCAGAGGATCGAGCGTGAGATACCGTTCTTCGGCATCACCGCATCAGCGACGGCATGATCCGCGCGGCGCTGTCTTGGCCGCCATCATGGAGCTTCGACTTGAGGATGCTGGGTATGTGTGCTTACCGACCTCTGTGGCGTCTGGGCCGCTCCCAGAATCCAGCCTCCTAATCTATGGGTTGAGACCGCCGATGCGGTAGAATCGGCAACTCTAGTAGCATGTGCAACCGGCACGCAAAGCAGGCTTAATCCAGGAGCGATATGTCTAACAGCATAAACTGAAAGATCGAATGATAAGTAAAATATGAGGCAGTCCTTTAGTTATCCAGAGCAAGCTAGATCACCATACACATATAAAGAGTATGCTTCAGCCatacctggccatgggcagcccggcccgaggCCCGGCCCGAAGCCCGGCCTGAAAAACTTGGGCCTGGGTCTGAAATTGTTGGCCCGACAGCCGGGCCGGGCCTGGGTAGCCTGAAAACACGATTTTGCACTACGGCCCAGCCCGCGGCCCGACGGCCCGACAGGCTTGTGGGTATTTGGTTAGGTCAGGCCGGGCTTGGGCCTATTTTCTCAGCATCGGGCTttcccggcccggcccgacacaTGCACAGGTATAGCTTCAGCTACCACACGAATTATTTAGTGAAGTATTCCCGAGCCCACACATTGACGACCTAGGAGCTGGTTTGTGTATTCATGTTTGTTCACACCATTGTTTCTTTTTAGCTTCCATATGAACCGTACAATATAATATGTAGATCTTTTTTAATCTTTGCAAGATATGGAAATAATGATCCGCAAAGTGATTTATTCGAGAAAATGACATAAACAAAATGCCAGTTCATAAGAAATTATGTAGTCATTATCGTTTCCAAACCATAGTCGTAGTTGCTCCGGCATCTTCAACTTCAAGAGCTTAATCATCGAATATTATTTTCAATTTAGCCCATCTCGCATTTGTAAATTTCATTAAAGGTAACATATCCTTGTTGTTGGTCAAGGATTAAAAATACAATTATAAAGATTGAAACTAATAAGTATAACAAACTAAAGTAACATTTGAATTATTAACGATTAATGATTTATTTTATGTAATTTTTAGTGTTATATGAATTAGTATTTTTGATTTGGTAGTTACGAAAATTAATTAAATGTAGATCCGTGAAATATATAAAATTAGAATTAGAGTTGCAATTTTTTTCAAAGAGCTCTCTCCCAAAGGACATAAATTTCTTGCTTCACTTGGCCTTGATATAAGGAGAGAAGCCACCACTCGTCCTATGCTCCGAAGAGTTTTTGTTGCAATTCCGTTGGGCGTTGGCTaggtgtggtgacccagcataccactgcatggtgtagtatgcaagtcgttgacataacactaatgaaacactgttccactacTATTACATCCCTCACAGTGGTACAAATGTAAACATATACGGAtcgaaggcatgtctatagaattacaatacAAACTCTtcacagaagatcaacacagcctcctactttacaatgaggtaaagctgcaaataaactctagaagaataactcgtagtctaatctatcacgaactctatctaGAGAGGTACT
It includes:
- the LOC139833495 gene encoding BTB/POZ and MATH domain-containing protein 3-like; translation: MSTSALLSALRVGGRQKITASTFGARTQATGSHDFRVHRFTQVREKVANGTAVQSGTFGIGGHDWRIKCYPNGNNERNQGCISLYLRNASHAKSGDATANYKMSILDKSWKPSCTGTSSQGRLFKGSSLSWGWKDFIKIEDLDKEKHLADDCLTIVCDVTVDTGLRTEDYTDEVAAAEELTKAPPPFPVHGIAEAIWNRQEPDVKIEAGDGQTLAAHRWVLEAGSPVFKADLALASNDTVAELRVGDMDADVCKALLRFMYTNSQPPELEAMAERLLVAADRYELEELKLACEEALCKNIDTSSVTAALALAERHGCTVLRKAGMRFLSSPGNLDVVLASSDGLEKLKTSCPSALLELLDKKRPLNEQLISTRV